From Nicotiana tabacum cultivar K326 chromosome 15, ASM71507v2, whole genome shotgun sequence, the proteins below share one genomic window:
- the LOC107778903 gene encoding VQ motif-containing protein 11-like — protein MASSCHIPPHDQNNNQLHNVNNISSCSSPSNNISSNLDSNFTTFVQADPSNFRSVVQKLTGAASASRHPVVGKSNSGEKGPRRSTFKLHERRHSERKLENILTGKILSPPFNRQMVLMASPVSPLEMLTRGSPKSPMEELEERAIAEKGFYLHPSPLSTPRGIEPPELLPLFPLQSPTAKHHSSS, from the coding sequence ATGGCATCTTCTTGCCATATACCACCACatgatcaaaacaacaaccagTTACACAATGTGAATAACATCTCATCTTGTTCTTCTCCATCTAATAATATTAGTAGTAATTTAGACTCCAATTTTACCACTTTTGTCCAAGCTGACCCCTCCAACTTCCGTTCTGTAGTCCAAAAACTCACCGGTGCAGCATCAGCTTCCCGTCATCCCGTCGTCGGAAAATCCAACTCTGGCGAGAAAGGTCCTCGGCGTTCGACTTTCAAGTTACACGAAAGAAGGCATAGTGAAAGAAAGCTTGAAAATATTCTCACTGGTAAAATTTTGTCACCTCCTTTTAATAGGCAAATGGTACTTATGGCTTCTCCAGTGTCACCTCTGGAAATGCTGACACGTGGAAGTCCGAAATCACCAATGGAGGAATTAGAAGAAAGAGCTATTGCTGAGAAAGGATTTTATTTACATCCAAGTCCACTTAGTACCCCTAGAGGCATTGAGCCACCTGAACTCTTGCCTTTGTTTCCACTTCAGTCTCCTACAGCTAAACATCATTCTTCTTCTTAA